A window of Candidatus Glassbacteria bacterium genomic DNA:
CCTTATAAATCGCAACCGTGTTGCCAAAGATGGTGATGACGCCCATTTCCGCGATGGTTACGGCGGTAATGAAATGTTTCCACGTATCATGCATGGTCCTGATTATAGGGCCGATTTCCTGGCGCGCAAGGGAGGGAAGAACGAGCATGACGCCCTTGTTATTCGGAATCGGCCTTCGGCTCGTCGGGCTGGATCGGCAGGCCTGCGAGGACCTTATCAAGCTGATTGATCGCTGCGCCGATATAGTGCAAAAGGTCATTTCGGTGATCTGCAATGTCCAGGTCCAGTTCCGCGACCCTGCCGGTAAGAACGTCAATGAAGCGATAGGTAAGTCCGGCACGTAACGTGACATCATAGCCACACCCTAAAGAAAATCGACACTTCAAGAAAATTCCTGACCGACACGTAACGTATACGTATACGTGGTTGCGTCCCTCCTCCCCGTCCCCCGTAATCCTGCCCGTAACGTGCGAATCGACGTGCGTGAAGCGGATGGCGGACAGGAATGATGCGAGATTTCGGGTGGATCGGCGATCGGGCACGTAACGTGTCGGGTGCGCGCAATCCCGTTAACGTTAACGGGATTGCCGGCCGCGCCGGTCAAAAAAAATCACTTCCTCCGAAAATTCCTGCTTCGGGCGTTAACGTTAACGTTAACGGGTTTGACTGGGAATCCGGTCTTGGCCAATCTCGCCGTCGATTCGGGTTTCGATTCGAACGAATAGGCGAGGCATGACGGCGAACGTGACCATTCCACCGAAGCGATTCCTCAGCCGCACGGAGGCGGCGGAGTGGCTCGGGGTATCGGTGGATACGTTCATGAGATTCGGCATTCCCTATTGCGATCTCGGGCCACGTTGCCGGCGCTGGGACATCGTTGACATCGTCGCCTTCGCGGAGGACAACAAGAGGTGCGACAGCGCCCGAACCTCTGAGACACAGAGGAGACGGCAACCATGCGACTCTACAAACGCAAGAGCTCGCCCAAGTGGTGGGCCACCTGGTACGACCAGGACGGCAGACGCAGACGCAAGAGCACTGGGACTGAGGATAAGGAGCTAGCCCAGGCCCTTGCCGCCAAATGGCAACAGGAGAGCTTCATGGAACGACATTTCGGCGCGATGCCCGAAGTCCCGTTCCGTGACGCCCTCGTTCGTTACGGCAAGCAACGCCAGCGGGAGAACCCGCGAACCTACGCCGCAAGCACCCGCTACCGCCTGCAATGGCTGCTCGACCGGTTCGACGGCCTGGATATCAGCGAAATCACCCTTTCCGTCATCCAGGACTTCGCTGACGAGCGGTTGGAGCAGGTCAAGGAAGCCAGCGTCCTGAAAGAACTTTCGATGCTGAAGGCGATCCTCAACAAGGCCCATCGCGAAGGCAGGTTGATCGCGGTGCCGCCGTTCCCGAGGATCAAGCAACAGAAGGGACGGTGCCGTTGGATGACGGTGGACGAGGAACGGCGGCTGCTGGCCGCCGCCGCGTCCCACCTTCGCCCGTTGATCGCTTTCGCGGTCGATACGGGCGGAAGGCGGTCAGAGCTTCTCAAGCTGGATTGGCGGAATGTCGATCTGGAACGGGGCCTGATCACCTTCACCAAGACCAAGAACGGCGAAGACCGCTCCGTGAGGCTCACGGAGCGCGCTAGAGGGGTCTTGTCCGATTTGGGGCCTCAACCCTCTGGTCCCGTCTTCACCTACGCCGGGAAGGCCATTCTGGACCCGAAAACGTCCTTCGCCACCGCCCGGAGGAAAGCGGGGATCGAAGACCTCCGGTTCCATGACTTGAGGCACACGTTCGCCTCAAGATTGGCCCAACAGGGTGTTTCGCTCTACGAAGTGATGCACCTGACAGGGCACAAGAGCATGTCGATGGTCCAGCGTTACGCCCACCTGGCCCCAGACTACCAGGCAGGGGCCATCGCTGCCCTCAATGCCTATGGGCACGATTCGGGCACAGTGGACTTCAACGAGTCCTCAACAAAACCGCCTAACCCTTTGATAAATTGGCGCGCCCGACAGGATTCGAACCTGTGACCTCTGCCTTCGGAGGGCAGCGCTCTATCCAGCTGAGCTACGGGCGCCCCGGGGAGTCGGGACTGTATACGGATATGGTGGTCCGTGAAAGGCGCTTATACCAAGGGGCACTGATAATGACCCATAGAGATCGCCTCGGCGTCCCGCCGGGTAGGAGGAAAGCCGCCGGCGATGCGGTGACATCGTCAAGGCTTTTCGACGCCCTCCGGCGGCACGCCGAGGCGATCTCTATGGGTCATTATCAGTGCCCCTTGGTATTATGCGAGCTTTCCGTCTCACGCCAGGGTTTCGATCCTGGCCCCCTCGACGTCGAACACGGTTTGGCCCTGCACCGGCTGGCCCTGGAACAGGCCGATGGCGAGCCCTCCCCTGGCCCGCGGCGAAAGAGCGCAACACAAACCCGCCGCCAAGGGTATCGTTTTTTCTCCGGCCAACCGAGGTCCCGCCGGTGCCTCGTAATTAACCACAGGTTACAAGCCGGCCCATAAATGATCTACGTTATGGCAACCAGGGTATCCAGGCCACGAACAGGAGGCGACCCGGGTGAAAGCCGACGTGCACAACACGCAGGAAAATGACGGCACGACGACCGAGGTAAGCGAAGTGGGCGCCTTCCAGGTGGCGCCCGAGGGGCATTTCATCCGCGCCGACGGGGCGATGGCCCGGATTCTCGGCTACGACTCCCCGGAGGAGCTGATTTCGAGAATCACCGACATCGCCCGGCAGTTCTACTGGAACCCCAGGGAGCGCTACCGTCTCCTCGGCCGGTTGCTGGAGGACGGCGGTTTCAGGAACAACCGGGCGCCGGTGCGCCGCAAGGACGGCAAGGTCATCTGGGTCTCCGAAAGCGCCCGGGTGGTCCGCGACCGGGAAGGCGGCATCCTGTACTTCGAAGGCACCCTCCAGAACATCAGCCGGCACGTCCACGCCGCCCGCAAGACCCATCGCCGCGTCCCGGCCGCTCCAACCTTGCGGAGCGCCGAGCAGATCAGGCTGCTGTCCAAACGCGAGAGCGACGTCTACACCCTGCTGGTCAAAGGCAAGACCAACAAGATGGTGGCCGTCGACCTCGGCATCAGCGAGCGCACCGTCGAGTTCCACCGCGCCAACCTCAAGCGGAAACTGGACGTGACGTCGCTGGCCGAACTGATCGCCTTCGACGCCGGCGCCGTAACCGCCGCCTGATCCATATTGGGAATCGGCCCTAGGGCGTGT
This region includes:
- a CDS encoding site-specific integrase, which produces MRLYKRKSSPKWWATWYDQDGRRRRKSTGTEDKELAQALAAKWQQESFMERHFGAMPEVPFRDALVRYGKQRQRENPRTYAASTRYRLQWLLDRFDGLDISEITLSVIQDFADERLEQVKEASVLKELSMLKAILNKAHREGRLIAVPPFPRIKQQKGRCRWMTVDEERRLLAAAASHLRPLIAFAVDTGGRRSELLKLDWRNVDLERGLITFTKTKNGEDRSVRLTERARGVLSDLGPQPSGPVFTYAGKAILDPKTSFATARRKAGIEDLRFHDLRHTFASRLAQQGVSLYEVMHLTGHKSMSMVQRYAHLAPDYQAGAIAALNAYGHDSGTVDFNESSTKPPNPLINWRARQDSNL
- a CDS encoding PAS domain S-box protein yields the protein MKADVHNTQENDGTTTEVSEVGAFQVAPEGHFIRADGAMARILGYDSPEELISRITDIARQFYWNPRERYRLLGRLLEDGGFRNNRAPVRRKDGKVIWVSESARVVRDREGGILYFEGTLQNISRHVHAARKTHRRVPAAPTLRSAEQIRLLSKRESDVYTLLVKGKTNKMVAVDLGISERTVEFHRANLKRKLDVTSLAELIAFDAGAVTAA